A portion of the Chelmon rostratus isolate fCheRos1 chromosome 15, fCheRos1.pri, whole genome shotgun sequence genome contains these proteins:
- the LOC121618296 gene encoding TOG array regulator of axonemal microtubules protein 1 isoform X1: MIPGLISQELHEQLLDLKNYQNRTDGVEELKRVLSEMDMKSVPSGSIEELINFLPRLLDDSNFKVLYGTLQALNLLIQKLDTGVDKYFKQIVLVALKALGDTRTITRNEYMNVFRQLMKAVAPQQILDLVTGNLKHKNSRVREDVLNIIMAAMLAHPRKDFNIPKLCFEVAPYLADGKRKVRHATLELFAVFDYCLDTGKKQPLMKAVDMVELNEDAEGLMAAVQARRARHILPKLSPEGIVEYGLVVPKPGHRCSLQYGSGADLDWVMNGGRVNSARSHRTEPDCDRLHGYGSLGSLTDDLPLQRRIVSAGKGKNKLPWEMLSFSSTENDQQYSIPNGKYSEQVASEDFLPLSRKLSPETYIPSFSSAEPQKPHSPRRRVSPARLRRSGSLNLDPDIFKTTNFSELDVVAPKGRALSRNPSVERTFSLPSNPTASGSFLLPSYPLATLPGGILTPTLSHRHADSSLSMSNTWPNKRENSPHRRDTSPWRDAAGAAKGDHLSSRCSPRPLRASLVSSSSTSSFRRALSSTRATLSISPVVPTAEQIQSHNGQGSKAPGSPQQLERDLLLDPDGITAVQDSQEDDPLDMQEMLNSLRSLRNSAAKKRAKVSLSSDPDPDSPDSAVRLDLGLDSPSHTSPMLTSSASESGLSSLSSVANSSFNGIKTSPGNSASSGMKPRIARVPSAKLRSSASMDFSSLQGLSQRNELSSEVGVVGQRVTYSNGTIKTEEETRPSPPLVKPAIRESVRALKPAKGSQSHSSRNSPATDVPEGVIGRGMFGTVVSSSHPGVALTLEPDDSVAKPPTDPSAGTYSRALSGSHIDSDDSPCPDEVKQRVKNTRFSRDKMRFQCLDQQEGDHTRDKIRHRVRQMLSDSPTEENRVLIIKDLHLNGSTLTSTKADLLSDESPISPTSPVSPPGPQSPTTCFTPPHQPSPPTVPPNPKNLSRLRRAPSLSRTRPSLSHSSDELSPGTTGHRKNLAENQELCSFSKPDLALTQSFNLLSSEDWEKKIEGLTLLRSLAHYHSDTLQGRLHDVCLSLIQEVKNLRSGVSRVAVCTLGDLYTHLQRAMDQELEGSVKALLQKAGESNAFIRQDVDAALDCMVQHCTPTRSISALLSGGLSHLNAVVRKCTAQHLANLVEKVGAVRLLSGGKDLTDRILPAVTKFAQDSSQEARYFGRRMLLSLSSHPDFDRILEKYIPTKDLPTVRDTVFTLKTKGLGEMPQDTQSARGRRSLPGSGTVRASSLTREPLNQTNRESNSHYSCRSQKQSIADKTEYIKRISDLLGSKDFRERIKGIDQLAADCQHNPNMVINSIFPLFDAFRARLQESNSKVNLYALESLQKIIHLLKDNLSQVVNILVPAIVDNHLNSKNNAIYSAAIGAINALILNLDNILLLQPFCTKAQFLNGKAKVDLVEKVADLVTELYPRKPQMVEQKVLPLLWHLLGTSTHSGTIHGRGGSVRGATANLCQALYTQMGPSLIDCAASQPANVHKGLNEVLRALS; this comes from the exons ATGATACCTGGATTGATCTCCCAGGAGTTACACGAGCAGCTTCTGGACCTGAAGAATTACCAAAATCGCACAGATGGGGTGGAGGAGCTCAAACGTGTCCTCTCGGAAATGGACATGAAATCAGTCCCATCTGGCAGTATTGAGGAGCTCATCAATTTTCTCCCCCGACTTCTGGATGACAGTAATTTTAAAGTATTGTATGGCACCTTACAAGCCTTAAACTTACTCATTCAGAAGCTGGATACAGGTGTAGACAAATATTTCAAACAGATAGTCTTAGTGGCTCTGAAGGCCCTCGGGGACACACGCACCATCACCAgaaatgaatacatgaatgtgTTTCGACAGCTGATGAAAGCTGTTGCACCGCAACAAATATTGGACCTTGTCACTGGCAACTTGAAACACAAGAATTCAAGGGTTCGGGAAGATGTCCTTAACATCATTATGGCAGCTATGCTCGCTCATCCAAGGAAGGATTTTAACATCCCTAAGCTTTGTTTTGAAGTTGCACCATACCTGGCAGACGGCAAAAGGAAGGTTCGCCATGCCACTCTtgagctgtttgctgttttcgACTATTGCCTTGATACAGGGAAAAAGCAGCCTCTGATGAAAGCGGTGGACATGGTTGAACTCAATGAGGATGCAGAAGGTCTTATGGCAGCTGTACAGGCAAGACGGGCAAGGCACATTCTTCCGAAACTCTCCCCAGAGGGGATTGTGGAGTATGGCTTGGTGGTGCCCAAACCAGGACACCGATGCTCTCTGCAGTATGGTTCTGGAGCTGATCTAGACTGGGTGATGAACGGAGGGCGGGTAAACAGCGCCAGGAGCCACAGAACTGAACCAGACTGCGACCGATTGCATGGCTATGGCAGCTTAGGCTCCCTCACTGATGACCTACCCCTTCAAAGGAGGATTGTCAGTGCGGGTAAAGGGAAGAACAAACTACCGTGGGAGATGTTGAGCTTCTCGTCCACTGAGAATGACCAGCAATACAGTATCCCTAATGGAAAGTACTCCGAACAG GTGGCCAGTGAGGATTTCCTTCCCTTGTCCAGGAAGCTGAGTCCAGAGACCTACATACCCAGTTTTA GTTCTGCAGAGCCTCAGAAGCCTCATTCTCCCAGAAGGAGGGTGTCCCCTGCACGCCTCAGAAGAAGTGGAAGCCTCAATTTAGACCCTGACATCTTTAAAACCACCAACTTCTCTGAATTAGATGTTG TGGCACCCAAGGGACGCGCGCTCTCAAGGAACCCCAGTGTTGAGCGCACCTTTTCCCTCCCCTCGAACCCCACTGCATCCGGCTCCTTTCTACTGCCGTCCTACCCACTGGCTACACTCCCAGGAGGCATACTTACTCCAACGCTGTCCCACCGTCATGCAGACTCATCCCTCTCCATGTCCAACACCTGGCCCAACAAAAGAGAGAACAGCCCTCACCGGCGAGACACCAGCCCCTGGAGAGACGCAGCAGGCGCAGCAAAGG GGGACCATCTCTCTAGCAGATGTTCTCCCCGGCCCCTTCGTGCCTCCCTCGTGAGTTCTTCTTCCACTTCATCATTCCGCCGGGCTCTGAGCAGCACCAGGGCAACCCTATCTATCTCGCCAGTTGTTCCTACAGCAGAGCAGATCCAGTCCCATAATGGTCAAGGATCCAAAGCTCCTGGCAGCCCTCAGCAGCTAGAAAGGGACCTTCTTCTGGACCCAGATGGCATCACTGCAGTGCAAGATTCTCAAGAGGATGATCCTCTGGACATGCAAGAG ATGCTGAACTCCCTGCGCTCATTGCGCAACAGTGCTGCCAAGAAGAGGGCCAAAGTGAGCCTTAGttcagatccagatccagacaGCCCTGACTCAGCTGTTAGGCTAGACCTCGGTCTTGATTCACCATCACACACCTCTCCAATGCTTACCAGCTCAGCCAGCGAGAGTGGTCTTTCCAGTCTGAGCTCAGTCGCCAACTCCAGCTTCAATGGCATCAAAACCAG CCCCGGAAACTCAGCCTCTTCAGGAATGAAACCTCGCATTGCAAGAGTGCCCTCTGCAAAACTGAGGTCTTCTGCATCCATGGATTTCAGCAGCCTTCAAG gATTGTCTCAGAGAAACGAGCTGTCGTCTGAGGTGGGTGTGGTTGGGCAGAGAGTCACTTACTCCAATGGAACAATCAAAACGGAGGAAGAGACAAGACCTTCCCCTCCGTTGGTCAAACCAGCCATCCGGGAATCAGTCAGAGCTCTGAAGCCTGCCAAAG GATCtcagagccacagcagcaggaactcACCAGCCACAGATGTGCCTGAAGGAGTCATTGGAAGAG GCATGTTTGGCACAGTAGTGTCCTCCAGCCATCCAGGAGTTGCCTTGACACTTGAGCCGGATGATTCTGTGGCCAAACCCCCCACTGATCCCTCGGCAGGCACCTACAGTCGCGCTCTGTCGGGCAGTCACATAGATAGTGATGACAGCCCGTGCCCAGATGAGGTTAAG CAGAGGGTGAAGAACACAAGGTTTAGCAGGGATAAGATGCGGTTCCAGTGTCTGGATCAGCAAGAGGGGGACCACACTCGAGACAAGATTCGCCACAGAGTCAGGCAGATGCTGTCTGACTCACCCACAGAGGAGAATAGAGTATTAATCATCAAAG ATCTGCATCTGAACGGCAGCACACTGACCTCCACCAAAGCAGACCTTCTCTCTGATGAGTCTCCTATCAGCCCCACCAGTCCTGTCAGCCCACCAGGACCCCAAAGCCCCACCACGTGCTTTACTCCGCCCCACCAGCCGAGCCCCCCCACAGTGCCCCCCAACCCCAAAAACCTATCCCGTCTTAGGAGGGCCCCTAGCCTCAGCAGAACCCGACCATCTTTGTCCCACAGCTCAG ATGAGCTGTCCCCTGGTACTACGGGCCACAGGAAGAACCTCGCAGAGAATCAGGAGCTGTGTTCGTTTTCCAAGCCTGACCTGGCACTGACACAGAGCTTTAACCTGCTGAGCTCTGAAGACTG gGAGAAGAAGATCGAGGGGCTGACGCTCCTGCGCAGTCTGGCTCACTACCACTCAGACACACTCCAGGGCAGGCTTCatgatgtctgcctgtctctcatTCAAGAG GTGAAGAACCTGCGGTCAGGCGTGTCTAGGGTTGCAGTGTGTACGCTGGGTGATCTGTACACCCACCTGCAGAGGGCAATGGACCAGGAGCTGGAGGGGTCAGTTAAAGCTTTGCTGCAGAAGGCCGGGGAGAGTAACGCCTTCATTAGACAGGATGTGGATGCAGCACTGGACTGCATGGTGCAGCACTGCACACCCACTCGTAGCATCAGTGCTTTACTCTCTGGGGGACTCAG TCACCTTAATGCAGTGGTGAGAAAATGCACCGCCCAGCACCTGGCTAATCTGGTAGAGAAGGTCGGTGCTGTCCGTCTTCTGTCTGGAGGTAAAGATCTCACCGACAGAATCTTACCTGCCGTCACCAAGTTCGCACAAGACTCTTCACAGGAAGCCAG GTACTTTGGGCGTCGAATGCTGCTGTCCCTGTCATCCCACCCTGACTTCGACAGGATCCTGGAGAAATACATTCCCACCAAAGACCTGCCGACTGTCAGAGACACTGTTTTCACTCTCAAGACAAAG GGCCTTGGTGAGATGCCCCAAGACACCCAGTCAGCCAGGGGTAGACGCTCCCTCCCAGGCAGTGGTACAGTCAGGGCCTCATCTCTCACCAGGGAGCCGCTCAACCAGACCAACAG GGAGTCAAATAGCCATTACAGCTGTAGATCTCAGAAGCAGAGTATTGCAGACAAGACCGAATATATCAAGCGGATCTCAGATCTGCTGGGTTCAAAGGACTTCAGAGAGAGGATCAAGGGAATCGACCAGCTAGCTGCTGACTGTCAACACAACCCCAACATGGTCATCAATAGTATATTCCCG TTGTTTGATGCCTTCAGGGCCAGACTGCAGGAGTCCAACAGCAAGGTCAATCTGTATGCCCTCGAGTCTCTACAGAAAATCATCCACTTGTTAAAGGACAATCTGTCCCAAGTGGTCAACATCCTGGTCCCAGCAATCGTGGACAATCACCTCAATTCCAAGAACAACGCCATCTACTCTGCTGCTATTGGAGCGATTAATGCACTTATCTTAAATCTTG ATAATATACTTCTTCTTCAGCCATTCTGCACCAAGGCTCAGTTTTTAAATGGCAAAGCAAAGGTTGATCTCGTCGAAAAGGTTGCAG ATCTTGTGACTGAACTCTACCCTCGCAAGCCCCAGATGGTGGAGCAGAAAGTGCTGCCCTTGCTGTGGCACCTCCTGGGCACCTCCACCCACAGCGGCACCATTCATGGCCGGGGCGGCAGCGTGAGGGGTGCTACCGCCAACCTGTGCCAAGCCCTATACACCCAGATGGGGCCCAGCCTGATTGACTGTGCTGCCTCCCAGCCTGCCAATGTCCATAAAGGTTTAAATGAGGTCTTGAGGGCCTTGTCCTAA
- the LOC121618296 gene encoding TOG array regulator of axonemal microtubules protein 1 isoform X2, with the protein MIPGLISQELHEQLLDLKNYQNRTDGVEELKRVLSEMDMKSVPSGSIEELINFLPRLLDDSNFKVLYGTLQALNLLIQKLDTGVDKYFKQIVLVALKALGDTRTITRNEYMNVFRQLMKAVAPQQILDLVTGNLKHKNSRVREDVLNIIMAAMLAHPRKDFNIPKLCFEVAPYLADGKRKVRHATLELFAVFDYCLDTGKKQPLMKAVDMVELNEDAEGLMAAVQARRARHILPKLSPEGIVEYGLVVPKPGHRCSLQYGSGADLDWVMNGGRVNSARSHRTEPDCDRLHGYGSLGSLTDDLPLQRRIVSAGKGKNKLPWEMLSFSSTENDQQYSIPNGKYSEQVASEDFLPLSRKLSPETYIPSFSSAEPQKPHSPRRRVSPARLRRSGSLNLDPDIFKTTNFSELDVVAPKGRALSRNPSVERTFSLPSNPTASGSFLLPSYPLATLPGGILTPTLSHRHADSSLSMSNTWPNKRENSPHRRDTSPWRDAAGAAKGDHLSSRCSPRPLRASLVSSSSTSSFRRALSSTRATLSISPVVPTAEQIQSHNGQGSKAPGSPQQLERDLLLDPDGITAVQDSQEDDPLDMQEMLNSLRSLRNSAAKKRAKVSLSSDPDPDSPDSAVRLDLGLDSPSHTSPMLTSSASESGLSSLSSVANSSFNGIKTSPGNSASSGMKPRIARVPSAKLRSSASMDFSSLQGLSQRNELSSEVGVVGQRVTYSNGTIKTEEETRPSPPLVKPAIRESVRALKPAKGSQSHSSRNSPATDVPEGVIGRGMFGTVVSSSHPGVALTLEPDDSVAKPPTDPSAGTYSRALSGSHIDSDDSPCPDEVKRVKNTRFSRDKMRFQCLDQQEGDHTRDKIRHRVRQMLSDSPTEENRVLIIKDLHLNGSTLTSTKADLLSDESPISPTSPVSPPGPQSPTTCFTPPHQPSPPTVPPNPKNLSRLRRAPSLSRTRPSLSHSSDELSPGTTGHRKNLAENQELCSFSKPDLALTQSFNLLSSEDWEKKIEGLTLLRSLAHYHSDTLQGRLHDVCLSLIQEVKNLRSGVSRVAVCTLGDLYTHLQRAMDQELEGSVKALLQKAGESNAFIRQDVDAALDCMVQHCTPTRSISALLSGGLSHLNAVVRKCTAQHLANLVEKVGAVRLLSGGKDLTDRILPAVTKFAQDSSQEARYFGRRMLLSLSSHPDFDRILEKYIPTKDLPTVRDTVFTLKTKGLGEMPQDTQSARGRRSLPGSGTVRASSLTREPLNQTNRESNSHYSCRSQKQSIADKTEYIKRISDLLGSKDFRERIKGIDQLAADCQHNPNMVINSIFPLFDAFRARLQESNSKVNLYALESLQKIIHLLKDNLSQVVNILVPAIVDNHLNSKNNAIYSAAIGAINALILNLDNILLLQPFCTKAQFLNGKAKVDLVEKVADLVTELYPRKPQMVEQKVLPLLWHLLGTSTHSGTIHGRGGSVRGATANLCQALYTQMGPSLIDCAASQPANVHKGLNEVLRALS; encoded by the exons ATGATACCTGGATTGATCTCCCAGGAGTTACACGAGCAGCTTCTGGACCTGAAGAATTACCAAAATCGCACAGATGGGGTGGAGGAGCTCAAACGTGTCCTCTCGGAAATGGACATGAAATCAGTCCCATCTGGCAGTATTGAGGAGCTCATCAATTTTCTCCCCCGACTTCTGGATGACAGTAATTTTAAAGTATTGTATGGCACCTTACAAGCCTTAAACTTACTCATTCAGAAGCTGGATACAGGTGTAGACAAATATTTCAAACAGATAGTCTTAGTGGCTCTGAAGGCCCTCGGGGACACACGCACCATCACCAgaaatgaatacatgaatgtgTTTCGACAGCTGATGAAAGCTGTTGCACCGCAACAAATATTGGACCTTGTCACTGGCAACTTGAAACACAAGAATTCAAGGGTTCGGGAAGATGTCCTTAACATCATTATGGCAGCTATGCTCGCTCATCCAAGGAAGGATTTTAACATCCCTAAGCTTTGTTTTGAAGTTGCACCATACCTGGCAGACGGCAAAAGGAAGGTTCGCCATGCCACTCTtgagctgtttgctgttttcgACTATTGCCTTGATACAGGGAAAAAGCAGCCTCTGATGAAAGCGGTGGACATGGTTGAACTCAATGAGGATGCAGAAGGTCTTATGGCAGCTGTACAGGCAAGACGGGCAAGGCACATTCTTCCGAAACTCTCCCCAGAGGGGATTGTGGAGTATGGCTTGGTGGTGCCCAAACCAGGACACCGATGCTCTCTGCAGTATGGTTCTGGAGCTGATCTAGACTGGGTGATGAACGGAGGGCGGGTAAACAGCGCCAGGAGCCACAGAACTGAACCAGACTGCGACCGATTGCATGGCTATGGCAGCTTAGGCTCCCTCACTGATGACCTACCCCTTCAAAGGAGGATTGTCAGTGCGGGTAAAGGGAAGAACAAACTACCGTGGGAGATGTTGAGCTTCTCGTCCACTGAGAATGACCAGCAATACAGTATCCCTAATGGAAAGTACTCCGAACAG GTGGCCAGTGAGGATTTCCTTCCCTTGTCCAGGAAGCTGAGTCCAGAGACCTACATACCCAGTTTTA GTTCTGCAGAGCCTCAGAAGCCTCATTCTCCCAGAAGGAGGGTGTCCCCTGCACGCCTCAGAAGAAGTGGAAGCCTCAATTTAGACCCTGACATCTTTAAAACCACCAACTTCTCTGAATTAGATGTTG TGGCACCCAAGGGACGCGCGCTCTCAAGGAACCCCAGTGTTGAGCGCACCTTTTCCCTCCCCTCGAACCCCACTGCATCCGGCTCCTTTCTACTGCCGTCCTACCCACTGGCTACACTCCCAGGAGGCATACTTACTCCAACGCTGTCCCACCGTCATGCAGACTCATCCCTCTCCATGTCCAACACCTGGCCCAACAAAAGAGAGAACAGCCCTCACCGGCGAGACACCAGCCCCTGGAGAGACGCAGCAGGCGCAGCAAAGG GGGACCATCTCTCTAGCAGATGTTCTCCCCGGCCCCTTCGTGCCTCCCTCGTGAGTTCTTCTTCCACTTCATCATTCCGCCGGGCTCTGAGCAGCACCAGGGCAACCCTATCTATCTCGCCAGTTGTTCCTACAGCAGAGCAGATCCAGTCCCATAATGGTCAAGGATCCAAAGCTCCTGGCAGCCCTCAGCAGCTAGAAAGGGACCTTCTTCTGGACCCAGATGGCATCACTGCAGTGCAAGATTCTCAAGAGGATGATCCTCTGGACATGCAAGAG ATGCTGAACTCCCTGCGCTCATTGCGCAACAGTGCTGCCAAGAAGAGGGCCAAAGTGAGCCTTAGttcagatccagatccagacaGCCCTGACTCAGCTGTTAGGCTAGACCTCGGTCTTGATTCACCATCACACACCTCTCCAATGCTTACCAGCTCAGCCAGCGAGAGTGGTCTTTCCAGTCTGAGCTCAGTCGCCAACTCCAGCTTCAATGGCATCAAAACCAG CCCCGGAAACTCAGCCTCTTCAGGAATGAAACCTCGCATTGCAAGAGTGCCCTCTGCAAAACTGAGGTCTTCTGCATCCATGGATTTCAGCAGCCTTCAAG gATTGTCTCAGAGAAACGAGCTGTCGTCTGAGGTGGGTGTGGTTGGGCAGAGAGTCACTTACTCCAATGGAACAATCAAAACGGAGGAAGAGACAAGACCTTCCCCTCCGTTGGTCAAACCAGCCATCCGGGAATCAGTCAGAGCTCTGAAGCCTGCCAAAG GATCtcagagccacagcagcaggaactcACCAGCCACAGATGTGCCTGAAGGAGTCATTGGAAGAG GCATGTTTGGCACAGTAGTGTCCTCCAGCCATCCAGGAGTTGCCTTGACACTTGAGCCGGATGATTCTGTGGCCAAACCCCCCACTGATCCCTCGGCAGGCACCTACAGTCGCGCTCTGTCGGGCAGTCACATAGATAGTGATGACAGCCCGTGCCCAGATGAGGTTAAG AGGGTGAAGAACACAAGGTTTAGCAGGGATAAGATGCGGTTCCAGTGTCTGGATCAGCAAGAGGGGGACCACACTCGAGACAAGATTCGCCACAGAGTCAGGCAGATGCTGTCTGACTCACCCACAGAGGAGAATAGAGTATTAATCATCAAAG ATCTGCATCTGAACGGCAGCACACTGACCTCCACCAAAGCAGACCTTCTCTCTGATGAGTCTCCTATCAGCCCCACCAGTCCTGTCAGCCCACCAGGACCCCAAAGCCCCACCACGTGCTTTACTCCGCCCCACCAGCCGAGCCCCCCCACAGTGCCCCCCAACCCCAAAAACCTATCCCGTCTTAGGAGGGCCCCTAGCCTCAGCAGAACCCGACCATCTTTGTCCCACAGCTCAG ATGAGCTGTCCCCTGGTACTACGGGCCACAGGAAGAACCTCGCAGAGAATCAGGAGCTGTGTTCGTTTTCCAAGCCTGACCTGGCACTGACACAGAGCTTTAACCTGCTGAGCTCTGAAGACTG gGAGAAGAAGATCGAGGGGCTGACGCTCCTGCGCAGTCTGGCTCACTACCACTCAGACACACTCCAGGGCAGGCTTCatgatgtctgcctgtctctcatTCAAGAG GTGAAGAACCTGCGGTCAGGCGTGTCTAGGGTTGCAGTGTGTACGCTGGGTGATCTGTACACCCACCTGCAGAGGGCAATGGACCAGGAGCTGGAGGGGTCAGTTAAAGCTTTGCTGCAGAAGGCCGGGGAGAGTAACGCCTTCATTAGACAGGATGTGGATGCAGCACTGGACTGCATGGTGCAGCACTGCACACCCACTCGTAGCATCAGTGCTTTACTCTCTGGGGGACTCAG TCACCTTAATGCAGTGGTGAGAAAATGCACCGCCCAGCACCTGGCTAATCTGGTAGAGAAGGTCGGTGCTGTCCGTCTTCTGTCTGGAGGTAAAGATCTCACCGACAGAATCTTACCTGCCGTCACCAAGTTCGCACAAGACTCTTCACAGGAAGCCAG GTACTTTGGGCGTCGAATGCTGCTGTCCCTGTCATCCCACCCTGACTTCGACAGGATCCTGGAGAAATACATTCCCACCAAAGACCTGCCGACTGTCAGAGACACTGTTTTCACTCTCAAGACAAAG GGCCTTGGTGAGATGCCCCAAGACACCCAGTCAGCCAGGGGTAGACGCTCCCTCCCAGGCAGTGGTACAGTCAGGGCCTCATCTCTCACCAGGGAGCCGCTCAACCAGACCAACAG GGAGTCAAATAGCCATTACAGCTGTAGATCTCAGAAGCAGAGTATTGCAGACAAGACCGAATATATCAAGCGGATCTCAGATCTGCTGGGTTCAAAGGACTTCAGAGAGAGGATCAAGGGAATCGACCAGCTAGCTGCTGACTGTCAACACAACCCCAACATGGTCATCAATAGTATATTCCCG TTGTTTGATGCCTTCAGGGCCAGACTGCAGGAGTCCAACAGCAAGGTCAATCTGTATGCCCTCGAGTCTCTACAGAAAATCATCCACTTGTTAAAGGACAATCTGTCCCAAGTGGTCAACATCCTGGTCCCAGCAATCGTGGACAATCACCTCAATTCCAAGAACAACGCCATCTACTCTGCTGCTATTGGAGCGATTAATGCACTTATCTTAAATCTTG ATAATATACTTCTTCTTCAGCCATTCTGCACCAAGGCTCAGTTTTTAAATGGCAAAGCAAAGGTTGATCTCGTCGAAAAGGTTGCAG ATCTTGTGACTGAACTCTACCCTCGCAAGCCCCAGATGGTGGAGCAGAAAGTGCTGCCCTTGCTGTGGCACCTCCTGGGCACCTCCACCCACAGCGGCACCATTCATGGCCGGGGCGGCAGCGTGAGGGGTGCTACCGCCAACCTGTGCCAAGCCCTATACACCCAGATGGGGCCCAGCCTGATTGACTGTGCTGCCTCCCAGCCTGCCAATGTCCATAAAGGTTTAAATGAGGTCTTGAGGGCCTTGTCCTAA